The DNA sequence TAAACCCCAAAAATCAAGCCACCGGGTTATTGGGTTCCAGAAAGTGAAGTTTATAGAATGTGATTAACCAGAGCTGAAAAGGAACAAGATAGAACTACAGTCTCAACTCCAACCAGTCTAATCCACGACAATGAGACAACAAAACTCCTGGAAGCTAAGTGCGCGCCTCTCAAACCAAAGTTAAGCAAACCAGCTAACTTAAGCACTTGCAAAACTCATTTTGTCTAAAGTAAAAAGTACAACTTTAACCCCAAAAGAAAACAAGCTCATTTTGGGTTCTCGAAAGTGAAGTTTACAGGATGTGATTAACCAAAGCTAATAAGGAACAAGATAGGACTACAGTCCCAACACCAACCGGTCTAATGCTAACTCCTAAATGCGTGTCCCTAAAAACCAAAGTTGAGCAATCACCTAACTTAAGCACTTGCCAAAATCATTTTGTCTTAAGAACTACCAACTTTAACCCCAAGCTCAGTTTTTTCAGTTGTTTTATGTATTCAGTTGGTGAAGAAATCGACAaaaccttgaaaaaaaaaaaaaaattaaccccCCAGTACAAGCATCAagcaaacagaaaaataaaagagaaagaaacagTCCAGGGAAgcaagagagacagagagagagacctGGCATAAGGAGGAGCAAAGCAGAGAGGAAAGTGGAGGTCCTTGGAACAGACAATGACGAAGACGCTGACTAACAGCAAATGGAGGTCTTAGCCAAAATTTCATGTTTTTCTCTTCACAACGTTAACAAATTGTGAATTCAAAACTGCTTATtcgttttagggttttttaattttcaacacGGACATGACAGCCGCCATTTCAGCCAACAACTCGGTTTCTCGGACTGGGCAGATAATATATTGTCCCCCCAAACCTCTTCCCTTCCGTTCTCCTCTGCTGTTACTCCGTTTAGGGTTTTTGAATTTCCTACACAGAAACCGCCATTTCCGCCATCTCTGCCTCTCTGAccaacatataatataatatttttgtctCCCACGTCGTCGTTTTCTGTTTCCCATGTTTCACTGTTACTGCTCCCCCACACGTGTGTTCTTTTgtccttttctgtttttttttgcaaaagATGCCCCTCTGTTCCTGTTATTATGATTTTATGTTTTCGTCCCTAATGTTCTATAATATTAATTCTACAGCTCTAGGCCCATTACAAACCGATCCAACCCAATCTTGAGCCCAAACAATGACGAGGACTAATTTTTGGGCTTTTCCGGACCGTTAAACGACCCGGTCGTTTGTGTCGACTGGCAAGCACGCTCTCAatgcttcatcttcttccttcttGGATTCAGAATACACACCAACTACCCCACGCAAAGTACcgaccttttttgtttttttttcccaagaAGTCAAAAACGCCGATCCGGGAAAAGGGTCGTCGGAAATGGCGGCGACGACGACCTCGCAGCTCTCGTGCTTCTCGGCAATCAACCGGCAGTTTCACCACCGCAGACACTCACTTTTGTGCACAACCCGTCCTCCCCaggtacccttttttttttttttttggttatctgTTTGACTTCCAAGTTTTGagctttttattgttttattattgattGTTCGGTTTGATGGGGCTAAACTGGGGAGTTTCGTTTTCTTTACACTAGTCATGGGTTGTTATGAGCCTTGAAGGCAGTTCTGATGTCAATACCACTCTGAGTTACACATCCGATGATGCGCCAAAACCACCCCATGTTGAAAGAGCAGCGAATTTGCATTCGGACGCTGCTGCTGGGAATTCTGGGACTGCCAGTGAGCCACAGCTGGAACTGGGTGTCGCTGAGCAGAAAAGAGCTGCCAAAATCCATGATTTTTGCTTTGGCATTCCCTTTGGTGAGTTTTGCTTCCAGTTGCTACTAATGTATATGTTATGGATGTATTCTTATTAAAGCTTAATACTTGTTGCAATGGCGGTGGGAATGGTGGCAGGTGGGATCGTTTTAAGTGGGGGTCTTATTGGTTTCATTTTTACAAGAAATCTTTCTACTCTGAGCTCTGGTGTGCTGTATGGAGGAGCTTTGTTGGCCCTCAGCACTTTTAGCTTAAAGATAT is a window from the Ziziphus jujuba cultivar Dongzao chromosome 11, ASM3175591v1 genome containing:
- the LOC107431636 gene encoding protein FATTY ACID EXPORT 1, chloroplastic, whose amino-acid sequence is MAATTTSQLSCFSAINRQFHHRRHSLLCTTRPPQSWVVMSLEGSSDVNTTLSYTSDDAPKPPHVERAANLHSDAAAGNSGTASEPQLELGVAEQKRAAKIHDFCFGIPFGGIVLSGGLIGFIFTRNLSTLSSGVLYGGALLALSTFSLKIWRQGKSSLPFILGQGALAAALLWKNFQTYSLTKKVFPTGFYAAISAAMLCFYSYVLLSGGNPPPKKLKSSPSVAS